The following are encoded together in the Novipirellula artificiosorum genome:
- a CDS encoding VWA domain-containing protein, with protein MIPFQLGFDHPAYLWLLLGLPLLWWAGFRSLGALGRFRRILAISFRTIVWTGVVLALAGVQLIWVSDRVTVMYLLDQSESIPRIKRQVMLDYVIRNVRRHRDGQREDRAGIVVFGRDASIEVPPFDDDIPPLRRLESLRDRTDATNLESALNLAQASMSEDTSRRIVIVTDGNENIGQARKLARRAAESGIGIDVVPVRLDAKSEVLLEKIDLPENIRKGQPFEARVVISNYSDASATGPVEGRLRVKQNVGGEESLLLEQSISLDAGKNVFPLRHTIEQPAAYTYEAEFVPDTDEDDGIRQNNSATAYTYVRGKGRVLMIEDKTRLGDFDLLIETLRDNNIEVVAMPSDELFGSLAELQAYDAVILAGVPRVAGETSDMISSFTDEQIEMLVRNTQQLGAGLLMIGGPESFGAGGWTGTEIEKAMPVDFKIRNSKVQAVGALACIMHASEMAEGNYWQKKIAGAAVEQLGPADYAGVLHWSMNGDTWLWGGKNGLLEVGPNRKAMLAAIGRMTPGDMPQFDPAMKMAVAGLTRTPASIKHCIIISDGDPSDPSPATISSFKKNNVTISTVAVASHGLTESRRLQQIAQATGGKYYAVRDGRALPKIFQREARRVSRPLVYEPPGGAVPEIIFPHAMLDGVDRVLPNINGFVLTQTKDSPLAQVLIQSPKPDSPENATVLAVWTYGLGRTAVMTTDAGARWAADWTSWGGYEKFYSQLVRWLMRPTGDTGKFSIATQVRDGEVQVVVSALDQDDSFLNFLDINASALDPRLKPIALRMRQAAPGRYVGSFPADEAGSYFVNVTPGPGASPLTTGVTVPYSDEFRVRETNQALIESLASIKPRGGEAGQVAPPLEIQLSEALIDTNAFRGGLALARSFRDAWPWFVLASCGLFLGDVFVRRVAIPFDWVHRTIHRIRGKSTASESVATTRLDALRKSKDSLSDSLERRRTSVRFEPSAVDTTDNTSETTFADSATGPQSGKPNIEPQPDEGPSYTERLLEAKRRAKKKPGDT; from the coding sequence ATGATCCCTTTTCAGCTTGGATTCGATCATCCGGCATACTTGTGGCTTCTGTTGGGATTGCCGCTGTTGTGGTGGGCCGGTTTTCGTTCGCTTGGAGCTCTGGGCAGATTCCGGCGTATTTTGGCGATTTCCTTTCGCACGATCGTTTGGACAGGCGTTGTGTTGGCGCTCGCCGGAGTGCAATTGATTTGGGTCAGCGACCGCGTGACGGTGATGTACTTGCTCGATCAATCGGAGAGCATTCCACGCATCAAACGGCAAGTGATGCTCGACTACGTGATTCGCAACGTTCGTCGACACCGCGACGGGCAACGCGAGGATCGAGCTGGAATCGTTGTCTTTGGTCGTGACGCGTCCATCGAAGTGCCTCCGTTTGACGACGATATTCCACCGCTGCGACGACTAGAGAGTCTGCGGGACCGAACGGACGCAACCAACTTGGAATCGGCACTGAATTTGGCCCAAGCTTCGATGTCCGAAGACACATCACGGCGGATCGTGATCGTCACCGATGGCAACGAGAACATCGGCCAAGCTCGAAAATTGGCCCGCCGCGCCGCGGAATCGGGCATTGGCATTGATGTCGTTCCGGTACGGCTTGACGCCAAGAGCGAGGTGCTACTCGAGAAGATCGACTTGCCGGAAAACATCCGCAAGGGGCAACCGTTTGAAGCTCGCGTCGTGATCAGCAACTATTCCGACGCCTCAGCCACCGGGCCGGTTGAGGGGCGGTTGCGGGTGAAACAGAACGTCGGCGGCGAGGAATCGTTGCTGCTCGAACAATCGATCAGCTTAGATGCTGGCAAAAATGTTTTCCCTCTAAGACACACGATTGAGCAACCGGCCGCCTACACGTACGAAGCCGAATTCGTCCCTGACACGGATGAGGACGACGGCATTCGGCAAAACAATAGCGCCACCGCCTACACCTACGTTCGTGGCAAGGGCCGTGTGCTGATGATCGAGGACAAGACTCGGCTCGGCGACTTCGACCTGTTGATCGAGACGCTGCGTGATAACAACATCGAAGTGGTCGCGATGCCAAGCGATGAGTTGTTCGGCTCGCTGGCGGAACTCCAAGCCTATGATGCCGTGATTCTCGCCGGGGTGCCTCGAGTCGCTGGTGAGACGAGCGATATGATCAGCTCGTTCACCGATGAACAAATCGAGATGCTGGTACGCAACACCCAACAACTTGGGGCAGGGCTATTGATGATCGGGGGCCCCGAGTCTTTTGGTGCCGGTGGCTGGACGGGAACCGAAATTGAAAAAGCCATGCCCGTGGACTTCAAGATTCGCAACAGCAAGGTGCAAGCGGTCGGCGCCTTGGCATGCATCATGCACGCCAGCGAAATGGCTGAGGGAAATTACTGGCAAAAAAAGATTGCGGGAGCCGCCGTGGAACAATTGGGCCCCGCCGATTATGCAGGCGTTTTGCACTGGAGCATGAACGGCGATACATGGCTGTGGGGCGGCAAGAATGGGCTGCTCGAAGTCGGTCCGAACCGTAAAGCGATGCTGGCCGCAATCGGACGCATGACGCCCGGCGATATGCCTCAATTCGACCCCGCGATGAAGATGGCGGTTGCCGGCTTGACTCGCACCCCCGCGTCGATCAAGCACTGCATCATCATCAGTGACGGTGATCCAAGCGATCCCTCGCCAGCAACGATCAGCTCGTTTAAGAAGAACAACGTCACCATCAGCACGGTGGCCGTCGCATCCCACGGCTTGACCGAAAGTCGCCGATTGCAACAGATTGCTCAAGCAACGGGCGGCAAGTATTACGCGGTGCGGGATGGGAGAGCACTGCCGAAGATCTTTCAACGTGAAGCTCGCCGTGTGTCACGCCCATTGGTTTATGAGCCGCCGGGCGGGGCGGTCCCCGAAATCATCTTCCCGCACGCCATGCTCGACGGCGTGGACCGGGTACTGCCAAACATCAACGGCTTTGTGTTGACGCAAACCAAGGATAGCCCGCTGGCCCAAGTGTTGATCCAATCGCCGAAACCCGATTCACCAGAAAATGCGACCGTTTTGGCGGTTTGGACCTATGGGCTTGGCCGCACGGCCGTCATGACGACCGACGCGGGCGCGCGTTGGGCCGCCGATTGGACGTCGTGGGGCGGCTACGAGAAGTTCTATTCCCAATTGGTCCGGTGGCTAATGCGTCCCACCGGCGACACCGGGAAATTCTCGATCGCAACGCAAGTTCGCGACGGTGAAGTCCAAGTCGTTGTCAGCGCGCTCGACCAGGATGACTCGTTCTTGAACTTCCTGGACATCAACGCATCCGCCCTCGACCCCCGCTTGAAACCGATCGCACTGCGGATGCGGCAAGCGGCCCCCGGTCGGTACGTGGGATCCTTCCCAGCTGACGAAGCCGGCAGCTATTTCGTCAACGTGACGCCTGGCCCGGGAGCCTCGCCGCTGACCACCGGTGTGACGGTACCCTACAGCGATGAGTTCCGCGTCCGAGAAACGAACCAAGCCTTGATCGAGTCCTTGGCCTCGATCAAGCCAAGAGGAGGCGAGGCTGGTCAGGTCGCTCCTCCGCTGGAAATCCAACTCAGCGAAGCCCTTATCGATACCAACGCGTTCCGTGGCGGCCTGGCGCTGGCAAGATCATTCCGTGACGCGTGGCCATGGTTTGTGCTAGCAAGCTGTGGGCTGTTTCTCGGTGATGTTTTCGTCCGCCGAGTGGCGATTCCTTTCGATTGGGTCCACCGGACGATCCATCGCATCCGAGGAAAATCGACCGCTAGCGAAAGCGTGGCGACCACCCGACTCGACGCATTAAGAAAGAGCAAGGATTCACTCAGCGACTCCCTTGAGCGGCGGCGAACAAGCGTTCGGTTTGAACCCTCTGCGGTCGACACAACCGACAACACCAGCGAAACAACCTTTGCCGATTCTGCGACAGGGCCCCAGTCAGGGAAACCGAACATCGAACCGCAACCGGATGAAGGCCCCAGCTACACGGAGCGATTGCTCGAAGCAAAACGAAGAGCGAAAAAGAAGCCAGGCGACACTTGA
- a CDS encoding CPBP family intramembrane glutamic endopeptidase encodes MDFHPSDPGPLGPSESRPPESLWASPGEGRADTENPLSNPYEAYPDESQREPLIVGRLAKRPRWWTPIAVVCATLAVFIVVSTVVVMLAFAWVHGSFSPATVTDPEAFAEVFQSRVGVVMLILIPQLCMILPTLVAAKLSPVETCQRLSLVRGHWPIWVWLAAAAATPLVGLVSSVAVGLFLEDSENLKQMSDAFRFHGQSGFLIPIALLIGATPAICEELVFRGYVQTRLTKSWGPFFGIFLSSFLFAAFHMDFVHIIAVFPLGVYLGWLSWRSGSLFPAMLAHFVNNVTSVVAVVLAPADQTEVLSAPGLTISLSIVGFGILGVTTVIMASIYYGRPTDLAAA; translated from the coding sequence ATGGATTTTCATCCGTCCGACCCAGGTCCGCTCGGTCCGTCCGAATCTCGCCCCCCCGAATCGCTCTGGGCATCACCGGGCGAGGGAAGGGCAGACACGGAGAATCCTCTCTCGAATCCCTACGAGGCGTACCCCGACGAGTCGCAACGCGAGCCGCTGATTGTCGGGCGTTTGGCCAAGCGGCCACGTTGGTGGACTCCTATCGCGGTTGTTTGCGCCACGTTGGCGGTATTCATCGTGGTCAGCACCGTGGTCGTGATGTTAGCGTTTGCATGGGTTCACGGCTCCTTTTCCCCTGCGACCGTTACGGATCCAGAAGCGTTTGCCGAGGTGTTTCAATCGCGAGTCGGCGTGGTGATGCTGATATTAATCCCTCAACTGTGCATGATTTTGCCGACGTTGGTGGCCGCGAAATTGTCGCCAGTGGAAACGTGCCAACGGCTTTCGTTGGTTCGCGGACATTGGCCGATCTGGGTTTGGCTGGCCGCCGCAGCAGCCACGCCGCTGGTTGGGTTGGTTTCGTCGGTAGCGGTCGGACTGTTTTTGGAGGACAGCGAGAATTTGAAGCAGATGTCCGATGCGTTTCGGTTTCACGGCCAAAGTGGCTTCTTGATTCCCATCGCATTGTTGATTGGCGCCACACCCGCGATCTGTGAAGAGCTAGTCTTTCGCGGCTACGTGCAGACTCGGTTGACAAAATCGTGGGGCCCGTTTTTCGGCATTTTCTTGTCCTCGTTTTTGTTCGCGGCATTTCACATGGATTTTGTTCACATCATTGCCGTCTTTCCGCTCGGCGTTTACTTAGGCTGGCTTTCGTGGCGAAGCGGATCGTTATTTCCGGCCATGCTTGCTCACTTCGTCAACAATGTGACCAGCGTGGTGGCGGTGGTGTTGGCACCTGCGGACCAGACGGAAGTTTTGAGCGCGCCGGGGCTTACAATCTCACTCTCCATCGTCGGTTTTGGTATCCTAGGGGTGACGACCGTCATCATGGCATCGATCTATTACGGCCGTCCCACGGACTTGGCCGCCGCCTAA
- a CDS encoding menaquinone biosynthesis family protein produces MKQQTIELGISTCPNDTFTFHALMHRLVDWRGLDFRVHLHDIQELNDSLFRGKFDVAKTSFHAALLLADQTMVLPTGAALGFGVGPLLLSSSPQRLNAPTDPQQIVLCPGRHTTASLLFKLFYRDTATVRQCVFSEIMPRLKRGEADYGVCIHEGRFTWETERLGCVVDLGTQWESETHCPLPLGGLVARRSLPAETIATIQSVVEESLRYALADRSSALPTMRRYAQFFDDDILMQHVDLYVNEWTVNLGEIGGRALSELSNRAAAAGIQSRGIEVFCPGKDC; encoded by the coding sequence ATGAAGCAGCAAACGATCGAGCTTGGCATTTCGACCTGCCCTAACGATACCTTTACCTTTCACGCGCTGATGCACCGGCTTGTGGATTGGCGAGGGCTCGATTTTCGCGTGCACTTGCACGACATTCAAGAACTCAACGACTCCCTTTTTCGTGGCAAGTTTGACGTGGCGAAGACGAGTTTTCATGCTGCGCTATTGTTAGCGGATCAAACCATGGTGCTCCCCACCGGAGCGGCTCTCGGCTTCGGTGTCGGGCCGCTGCTGTTGTCGTCATCACCACAACGATTGAACGCGCCGACCGATCCGCAGCAGATCGTACTTTGCCCGGGCCGGCACACGACCGCATCCTTGCTTTTCAAGCTGTTCTATCGGGATACCGCGACCGTTCGGCAGTGTGTATTTTCCGAAATCATGCCAAGGCTAAAAAGGGGCGAGGCCGATTACGGGGTTTGCATTCACGAAGGGCGATTCACATGGGAAACCGAACGCCTGGGTTGTGTCGTTGACTTGGGAACTCAGTGGGAATCGGAGACGCACTGCCCCTTGCCGCTGGGTGGCTTGGTGGCTCGGCGGAGTTTGCCGGCTGAAACGATTGCGACGATTCAATCGGTCGTCGAAGAATCGTTGCGCTATGCGTTGGCGGATCGCAGCTCCGCACTGCCAACGATGCGCCGCTATGCTCAATTCTTCGATGACGACATCTTGATGCAGCATGTCGACCTGTATGTCAACGAGTGGACGGTCAATTTGGGGGAAATCGGCGGCCGAGCGCTCTCCGAATTGTCCAATCGAGCCGCCGCTGCAGGGATCCAAAGTCGTGGGATCGAGGTCTTTTGCCCGGGAAAAGACTGCTGA
- the mqnB gene encoding futalosine hydrolase: MMNSAHLVLIPTLLERGILEPLIHRREETSIHVCGFGAIGAAARSAQLIATLRPTRVTLVGIAGTLSDVCQMGSAYQFGHVICDGIGVGTGADYLSAADLGWNQMDEIDGKSAITDRVALESDTSNLGLLSVCATSASSADTNRRLRRYSDVVAEDMEGFAVALACRLADVPLRIIRGISNHAGDRDLSAWQMETALQSAAELLNR; this comes from the coding sequence ATGATGAATTCAGCCCACTTGGTTCTGATTCCAACCTTGTTGGAACGTGGCATCCTCGAGCCGTTGATCCATCGGCGTGAAGAGACCTCGATCCACGTTTGCGGATTCGGCGCGATCGGCGCCGCGGCTCGATCGGCTCAGCTGATCGCAACGCTCCGTCCGACTCGTGTCACGTTGGTTGGAATCGCTGGCACTCTTAGCGATGTTTGTCAAATGGGATCCGCCTATCAATTCGGCCATGTGATTTGCGACGGCATCGGAGTGGGGACGGGGGCGGACTATCTTTCCGCAGCCGACCTTGGATGGAACCAGATGGACGAAATCGATGGGAAGTCGGCGATCACCGATCGTGTCGCACTCGAATCGGACACGTCGAATCTCGGGCTCCTGAGCGTTTGCGCGACCTCCGCGTCGTCAGCTGACACCAACCGTCGGCTCCGTCGATATTCCGATGTGGTCGCCGAAGACATGGAAGGCTTCGCCGTGGCGCTGGCGTGCCGTCTGGCCGACGTGCCGCTTCGAATCATTCGCGGCATTTCCAATCACGCCGGGGACCGCGACCTTTCTGCTTGGCAGATGGAGACCGCCTTACAATCAGCCGCCGAGTTACTGAACCGATGA
- the tsaD gene encoding tRNA (adenosine(37)-N6)-threonylcarbamoyltransferase complex transferase subunit TsaD — MNPLRPPVLPILTIESTCDETAAAVIDGDCSVLGECIATQETLHERFSGVVPEVAARAHLERILPVIDTAIRQSGINPADLDAIAVADRPGLAGSLLVGVIAAKTLAIAWNKPLVAINHLHAHLYACHLSGVRDRTQSSAYPSVGLVVSGGHTSLYHCRSPLDLEYLGGTIDDAAGEAFDKVATMLSLGFPGGPAVAKLAAKGNRDAYPFPRSMIHQPHFNFSFSGLKTAVRYAITGPGQQDFASLKLADQVKADVCASFEAAVVDVLVGKSCRAIRETGVRKLIVGGGVAANRYLRERLNDAAKKDGFELTIAPAELCTDNAVMGAIAWEKIRRGDFASLDLDITPGLQRGF, encoded by the coding sequence ATGAACCCACTTAGGCCTCCTGTTTTGCCCATTCTTACAATCGAATCGACTTGCGACGAGACTGCTGCAGCGGTGATCGATGGCGACTGCAGCGTGCTCGGGGAATGCATCGCAACGCAAGAAACCCTGCACGAGCGGTTCAGCGGGGTCGTGCCGGAAGTGGCTGCACGGGCCCATTTGGAGCGAATTTTGCCTGTCATCGATACTGCGATACGACAATCGGGCATCAATCCTGCCGATTTGGATGCCATCGCAGTGGCCGATCGGCCTGGCTTAGCCGGCTCGCTGCTGGTCGGCGTGATCGCGGCAAAGACGCTGGCGATCGCCTGGAACAAACCTCTCGTGGCAATCAATCACCTCCATGCACACCTGTACGCGTGCCACCTTTCGGGCGTCCGAGATAGAACACAATCGTCCGCATATCCTAGCGTAGGATTGGTCGTTAGCGGCGGGCACACGAGTCTCTACCATTGCAGAAGCCCTTTGGATCTAGAGTACCTCGGCGGCACCATCGACGACGCGGCAGGTGAAGCGTTTGACAAAGTCGCAACGATGCTCAGCCTCGGGTTTCCCGGTGGCCCCGCGGTTGCCAAGCTCGCTGCCAAGGGAAATCGCGACGCGTACCCGTTTCCGAGGTCGATGATTCACCAACCCCATTTCAATTTCAGCTTTAGCGGCCTGAAAACAGCGGTTCGCTATGCGATCACCGGTCCTGGCCAGCAAGATTTCGCCAGCCTGAAACTGGCAGACCAAGTCAAAGCCGACGTCTGTGCTTCGTTTGAGGCGGCGGTTGTCGACGTCTTGGTCGGAAAGAGTTGCCGAGCGATCCGAGAGACGGGTGTTCGAAAACTGATTGTCGGTGGCGGTGTTGCTGCGAATCGGTACTTGCGTGAACGATTGAACGACGCGGCAAAAAAGGATGGTTTCGAATTGACGATTGCGCCAGCCGAGCTTTGTACGGATAATGCCGTGATGGGTGCGATCGCATGGGAAAAAATCCGGCGAGGTGATTTCGCATCACTCGACTTGGACATCACGCCCGGCTTGCAACGAGGGTTCTGA
- the rpmA gene encoding 50S ribosomal protein L27: MAHKKGQGSSRNGRDSNAQRRGVKKFGGEAVRAGHILVRQVGTKFHAGKGVGQGNDYTLYALVDGKVMFDREGRRINIVTA, from the coding sequence ATGGCACATAAAAAGGGACAGGGTTCGAGCCGAAACGGTCGCGATTCGAATGCTCAACGCCGTGGAGTCAAGAAGTTCGGTGGCGAAGCGGTTCGTGCCGGACATATCTTGGTTCGCCAGGTTGGAACGAAATTCCACGCGGGCAAAGGGGTTGGCCAGGGCAACGATTACACGCTGTATGCATTGGTGGATGGCAAAGTGATGTTTGACCGCGAAGGCCGGCGGATCAACATCGTGACCGCATAG
- a CDS encoding 4'-phosphopantetheinyl transferase family protein: MCQSSTEPFESIHVWHATSSHTEPGAVETYCERFLDPGEQDRANRFRVATSRNQHVIGRGMAKHLLAQAVMSEGIHPRSIRFSALPHGKPIVKTPPDLSLPFNVAHTNGLVLCGIGDRSLSLLGVDVEQLERQPDPELAIRYFSAPEVEYVYSFSCRDRRNEAFLRVWTLKEAFIKAIGTGLHTPLSDFAFENIDDPSPTIRMLSPTLPSAGTWKFFSFTPRDAYIGAIAVATVDDRPALSMELFDFDTVVRGVRSDVVP, encoded by the coding sequence ATGTGCCAATCTTCAACCGAACCCTTTGAATCCATTCATGTTTGGCATGCGACCAGTTCCCACACGGAGCCAGGTGCGGTTGAAACGTACTGCGAGCGTTTTCTTGATCCGGGCGAGCAAGATCGGGCCAATCGATTTCGAGTGGCGACAAGTCGCAATCAGCATGTGATCGGTCGTGGTATGGCGAAGCACTTGCTCGCTCAGGCGGTCATGAGCGAGGGAATTCATCCGAGATCCATCCGTTTCTCCGCTTTGCCACATGGCAAACCGATCGTGAAGACGCCACCGGATCTCTCGCTGCCCTTCAACGTGGCTCACACCAATGGATTGGTATTGTGTGGAATTGGTGATCGGAGTCTTTCCCTGCTCGGGGTCGATGTTGAACAACTGGAACGGCAACCGGATCCCGAACTTGCGATACGGTATTTCTCCGCGCCCGAAGTCGAGTACGTTTACTCCTTCTCCTGTCGCGATCGCCGCAACGAAGCTTTTCTGCGTGTTTGGACATTAAAGGAAGCCTTTATCAAGGCAATTGGCACGGGGCTGCATACTCCGCTGAGTGACTTTGCATTCGAGAACATTGACGATCCCTCGCCCACCATTCGAATGCTCAGCCCAACGTTGCCCAGCGCGGGGACTTGGAAGTTCTTTTCCTTCACACCTCGCGACGCCTACATTGGGGCGATTGCGGTCGCAACGGTGGACGATCGACCGGCTTTGTCGATGGAGTTGTTCGACTTTGACACGGTTGTCCGCGGTGTAAGATCCGATGTCGTACCTTGA